CGCCTGGATCGTCGCGTCGCTGCTGGTCGCGATCATCGCGATTCCGATCGGCATCGCGGCCTTGCGAGTGCGGGGCGCATCATTCGTGATCGTGTCGATCGCGTTCGTGCTCATCATGCTCCTGGTGTTCCAGGGCTGGCGTGAGGTCACGGGCGGCTCTGACGGCCTGAACGTTCCGCGCCCATTCCCCGACCTTCTTCGGCCGGAGCATCATCGCGTCTTCTACTACCTGTTCGCTGCACTCCTCGCCCTGGCTCTCGTCGTCTGGTGGATCATCGATCGCTCGAAGTTCGGGACCGCGCTCAAGTCGATTCGCGAGGACGAGGACAAGGCTCAGTCGCTCGGCGTTCCGACGACGCGTTACAAGCTGATCGCCTACGTCTTGTCAGCGGTCTTCGTGGCGCTCGGCGGAGGACTCTATGCACTGTGGTTCGGCGATCTGGATCCGATCTTCCAGTTCTCCATCCTGATCGGCTCGTACATGGTGCTCATGGCGCTGCTCGGAGGCGTGCGGAATCTGTTCGGGCCGTTGCTGGGTGCCGTGGTCGTGGGCCTCGCGCTCGAGTACTTCAAACTCGAGTTCGGCGAAACGCAGTTCCACCTGGTCGCGACCGGACTCCTGCTCGGCATCGTCGTCCTCTTCATGCCGGATGGGATCATCCCGGCCGTGAAGGGATTGTTCACGCGGTCGTCCTCGCAGGCCTCGATCCGCGAGGTCACCGCCGCAGAACTGCTCGATCAGAATCGCGCTCGCAGCGCGAAGCAGGAGTCCCGAACCCCCGACGCGTCCGGAGAGGAGACGTCATGAACGCCCGTCAAGAAGACCAGGCGGCCACGAAAGGCAACCTGCGCACCATCGAGATGACCAAGTCCTTTGGAGGCGTCACCGCCGTCGATGGCGCGTCGGTGGAGTTCCAGGAGGGGAAGGTCAATGGCCTGATCGGACCCAACGGCTCCGGTAAGACCACCTTCTTCAACTGCGTGACGGGCATGATCAAGCCTGATGCGGGAATCGTCACGTATCGCGGCCGTGCCATCACGCGTCAGTCGCCCGATCGCATCGCGCGCGCCGGGATCGGACGCAGCTTCCAGCTGTGCAGGATCTTTCCCCGCATGACGGTCATGGAGAACCTGCTCGTCGCGGTGCGCCACACGAACATCGCGCGCCAACTCCACTCCGCCCATGATCCGGAGGAGCTCGAACGGGCGAGGGGATGGCTGCGGCGAGTCGGCATCGATCACCTCGAGCATGCCGAAGCGCGCAACCTCAGCTATGGCCAGCAGAAGCTGCTCGAGCTGGCGGGCGTCCTGATGGGCGATCCCGACACGATCATGCTCGACGAGCCCGCGGGAGGCGTCAACCCCGCGCTCATCGGGCGCATCTCGACCCTCGTGCGTGAGCTCAACGCCGAGGGCAAGACCTTCATCATCGTCGAGCACAACATGGAGATGGTCATGAGCCTGTGCGATCACCTCGTGGTGTTCGACCGCGGTCGTCCGATCGCAGAAGGCGCACCCGCGATCATCCAGCGCGACCCGCGAGTCCTGGAGGCCTACCTTGGAGTCTGAGTCGAAGAACCTTCTCGAACTGCGGGACATCGAGGCGGGCTACGGCCGCGCCGCGCTCGTCCTGCGCGGGTTGACAGTCGAAGTGCCCCCTGCCTCGGTCGTCTGTCTCGTCGGCCCGAACGGCGCCGGCAAGTCGACGGTGCTGAAGGTGGCCAGCGGCATGCTGATCCCCCGGTCGGGAAGCATCCGCATCGATGGGCAGGATGTCACGGGTGACGGGCCGCAGACCATGCTGCAGAATGGGCTGGCCCACGTCCTTCAGGGGCACAGCGTGTTCCGAGAGATGACCGTCGGCGAGAACGTCATGCTGGGGGCGTTCACGGTCAAGGACCCGATCGTCGTGCAGGAGCGCGTCGAGTTCGTCCAGAATCTGTTCCCCATCGTGGGGGAACGATGGAAGCAGCTCGCAGGACTCCTCTCGGGAGGCCAGCAGAAGCAGGTCGAGTTCGCCCGATCACTCATGGTGAGCCCGAAGGTCGTGCTGCTCGACGAGCCGTCGATGGGCCTCGACCCGAAGACGACGGCGAAGGTCTTCGAGCAGGTCGCTCGCATGCGTGATGCCGGTACGGCCGTGCTCCTCGTCGAGCAGAACGCACGCCGGGCACTGGAGACGGCCGACATCGGCTGCGTCCTCGACCTCGGCCGCGTGCACATCTCAGGCCCGGCGCCCCAGCTGCTCGCGGATCCGAATCTCGCCGATCTCTACCTGGGCGGTCAGCCCTCAGCCCGCAGCGACGTCACCGAGCAGCCCGGCGCGGCGCTGTAGCGCCCCCGAACATCAATTCACGACGGAAGAACGGAACGACATGTCAGTCCCATCCACAGCCTCGACCGAGGCATCCCTTCCCGAGACGCGCGAGATCGGCGTCATCATGAACGGCGTCTCGGGCCGCATGGGCTACCGTCAGCACCTCGTGCGCTCGATCCTCGCGATTCGCGACCAGGGTGGCATCGAGCTCCCCGACGGCACGAAGGTCACGGTCAGGCCGCTGCTCGTCGGCCGTAGCCCGGGGAAGCTCGCCGAACTCGCCGCCAAGCATGGCATCGAGGACTACACGACGGATCTGGATGCCGCGCTGGCCGACCCGCGCTGGGAGATCTATGCCGACTTCCTGGTGACCAAGGCTCGAGCCACCGCGTTGCGCAAGGCGATCGCCGCCGGCAAGACCATCTATACCGAGAAGCCCACGGCCGAATCCGTCGACGAGTCGCTCGAGCTCGCGCGTCTTGCCCGCGAGGCCGGCGTGAAGACCGGCGTCGTGCACGACAAGCTCTACCTGCCGGGCCTGCAGAAGCTCAAGCGCCTCATCGACTCCGGCTTCTTCGGC
The DNA window shown above is from Agromyces cerinus and carries:
- a CDS encoding branched-chain amino acid ABC transporter permease, yielding MITETVVIPPSAPVRPTWSRWVSVALLLVGAALVLAFPSIAPNPYILSAGVVILNYAVLSTGWNFMGGFTGYISLGHAAYFGLGAYGTALAIKYLALPSFVAWIVASLLVAIIAIPIGIAALRVRGASFVIVSIAFVLIMLLVFQGWREVTGGSDGLNVPRPFPDLLRPEHHRVFYYLFAALLALALVVWWIIDRSKFGTALKSIREDEDKAQSLGVPTTRYKLIAYVLSAVFVALGGGLYALWFGDLDPIFQFSILIGSYMVLMALLGGVRNLFGPLLGAVVVGLALEYFKLEFGETQFHLVATGLLLGIVVLFMPDGIIPAVKGLFTRSSSQASIREVTAAELLDQNRARSAKQESRTPDASGEETS
- a CDS encoding ABC transporter ATP-binding protein, which gives rise to MNARQEDQAATKGNLRTIEMTKSFGGVTAVDGASVEFQEGKVNGLIGPNGSGKTTFFNCVTGMIKPDAGIVTYRGRAITRQSPDRIARAGIGRSFQLCRIFPRMTVMENLLVAVRHTNIARQLHSAHDPEELERARGWLRRVGIDHLEHAEARNLSYGQQKLLELAGVLMGDPDTIMLDEPAGGVNPALIGRISTLVRELNAEGKTFIIVEHNMEMVMSLCDHLVVFDRGRPIAEGAPAIIQRDPRVLEAYLGV
- a CDS encoding ABC transporter ATP-binding protein, with translation MESESKNLLELRDIEAGYGRAALVLRGLTVEVPPASVVCLVGPNGAGKSTVLKVASGMLIPRSGSIRIDGQDVTGDGPQTMLQNGLAHVLQGHSVFREMTVGENVMLGAFTVKDPIVVQERVEFVQNLFPIVGERWKQLAGLLSGGQQKQVEFARSLMVSPKVVLLDEPSMGLDPKTTAKVFEQVARMRDAGTAVLLVEQNARRALETADIGCVLDLGRVHISGPAPQLLADPNLADLYLGGQPSARSDVTEQPGAAL